gtgtagACAGAGCTCTActgctattgttttgcacttgctTTTGGATTTCTCCTACAGAGTTGAAGGGCCCATATTGCATGGAGTACTCAGCTCCTCTAAAGTCCTCTAGATAAACTGAGGGGATAAACACTCACTTGAAAGGTAtcatgatggtttctttcttgtgacatcttcaaagtgaatgtttaggctattctttagtttctcagtcggactattggggccctgttactgacatgaatgactaaGCCTGGCATATAccgctacggcgcatcgtgtcatatcatcatattcatatcaatacaatgttaatacaGCGATCACGCGCGGAGAGGTTCAGGCCACCTGCTCAGGCCcaggcccctgagctcaggcccctgagctcacgggcccctgagctcatggccCTGGGCCAGGCCTCatggcccctggtgccggtaggctcgttgggtaatccatccctcagtaggactattggggccctgttactgacatgaatgacttaagcccagcatataccggctacggcgcatcgtgtcatatcatcatattcatatcaatacaatgttaatcacgcgcggaggctcaggcccaggggccccctgagctcatgggcccctgggcctgggcccggtaggcccgttggttaatccatcgcTGGGTACAACACATTATCAAAAGTTtagtattacattacattacatgtcatttagcagacgcttttatccaaagcgacttacaataagtagtAGCCTATGCAAAGGGAGGATCTGTTTTTTATCTCGAGCTTTTCTCAATCAATAAGTACATTTTTATTAGCAGGTTTATGATTTCCACAGTTTAAAACATGTAATGTTGACAATGAGTTAATAAATGATGTGTAAAGCATAGATAGTCTTCACTTTAGATGAGGTCACACAAAATACTTAACTAATGACTAACTACCTGAATTAATCATGAATTTCAAGATTAAAACATGTTCAAAAAGGACATataatatctatctatattattatatgtataaataaatgcatgaataattgacatttaaatcttgtttttatCATCTACTTATGTGTTTgtaatcagtggcggctggtgaattttttttttgggggggcgcagttgggcgacgcggtttaaatagcactcaacaatgagaagaaaagaggttttgagtagaatattgtaaaaaccaaagctttatttcaagaacacagcgtgctcatcaacactgtccaataacaactatcaacacactgtaactttgggcatgagaggttcagagcagaattctttaagaaacattgggttgggttttagaggtttgcaaaataaaagagtttcaccctcacatgaaagaggttcagagcagatgttacagatgtggaacgggcatggaagaagtcggctcagatggtggattttcccagcacttatttattctgcagaagacaacagaacacacacatttgccttctgatctgtctctgcacttccacttcctcagcaaaataaaaccattgtccatggaagacaggaccacattaaatctaaataataacaattctcatcaaaaccatgacatgtaacatacaagggaaaacagagacccctaatggacaaaataaataactacatgagctagagtcatttcagcagaaacagagaaaattctaactttgaacaaaggaaacacatacctgcagaagacaacagaacacacatttgccttctgatctgtctctgcacttccacttcctagacacgcaaaacacaatttacacaaggaaaatatacgtcggggcgaccggatgtagctaaacaaacggtgccaaagtggctcaatgagaccgccaccaaacgtatatgttgacggtctaaatgacacgacagctggacgccgtgatcgtatttgcgaccattactgtatgtaacataaacggttaatttttataaaagaatatagccaaaatagtgcaacatcgtttttcactcaactcaccctcagcaatataaaaccattgtgagcagggttgccaggtctgtgtgacaaaaccagcccaatggccaatcaaaaccagcccaaaaaccagcccaatatcagaactcaaaatatgcccgtgccaaaccatatacactgcttttaaagtccaacagcattgctatcattgccaaatgtattgtaatatctacaaagtaacaacatatgtttagtttgccagcattaaaagcagttttccctaaacagttatttcccctatgtcctaaaatggccttgtgtaattagatacagtatattatcataaataaaatgtgtgtacgtgctgatctggagtcagtttggtaggatttgggtatgaataaattatttcatttaaaatatggatttttatttaaagatattcatgtaatttgcatgcaaaataggtctacccgaaccaaggacaaaaaattcaacccgcaacacttcaaagtggcccgattccgcaggaaaaccgcggacctggcaacactgctctatgggctgagggaacatacgggtctctgatctgccgaataatccaatcgcgtgcgcacatttgtgcgccccaagattcagtttcatccgccaaGGTGAAGCCGGcctttgccaaaacgactgaaatgttgtatcaatggcgcacacacacgttagagcaGCGCCcgaaaagggagggcttctctccgtgataatggcgatatattatatttttcacattaacttaagtggttgttgacagggcttacggtctcccacacacatttagcgcgtcaacacggtatatttactatttaaatgatttggcatataatgttttttgacagattttttttttcttcttctttttttttcatctccaaattttaagaggggcggcgccctagcgccccctatggacgaaccgccactgtttGTAATATATACTTAATTTAAAAATGGGGAATACATCATTTAAAGTATGAAAACCCCATCATGAAACGCATAATAGTCAACCTTATTAATCAAGAAGAAAATAGTTCGAACAGTTTTTATGAATTGCATACTAATGAGTGTTAATGTTGGAACAATGCTTTATGAATGATGAATTAGTTTTTTACTCATAACTCATGCTAAATAGTGtgtagttattataaagtgttacaaAACTTATTTCTTATCCAACATACATAACATAATTATAATTAACATGGAAAATTAGGCCAAGGCCTTGAAGCATTCACCAGACCTCTTGAGCTCTAACAGTCCACGAGTACATTGTTGTGTTTGGGCCTCCTCACAGTAAATCTCCCTGATGCAGTCGCTCTTACAGCATGGTGACAGACACCTCTGATGCCCTCTGagagggttttgtttttttaatgttttatttacttaatttgCTTCAATATaagtcactttttaaaatgtgtataaatccactatatttaaaaatatatttgattggGCTAGAAAGACCATTCCAGTCTGCATAGTTGTTGCTATAGAGCACCATCTCCACACATTAACACATCATATATTCTTGTCTCCGTCTCCCTTTCGTCCCAACGTAcacattttttgtttcttcctttttcttcctttgttttcttcctttccttAAACACATATTCAACCTGTACAGCGCACCCAGCGTCAGATGCTCTTGATGTCATTTTGATATGCCACAGTAGGAGACGCACAGCTGTAAACAATAAAAGGAGAGGCGCTTCACACTGTCGTGACTTGCTAACTGACTTCAATAGAACAGAGGCATAGAGGCGTCGTAACACCTTTGCTTACCTTTTAAGGCAGGTTGATATCCCCCAATATGTCTCTTAATACTTTCACTTACACGGTTCACAGCTATTCTCTGTCTGGGATTGAAGTAAAAACATTAAACAGTAGAACATAACAGCAAAGAtaaatcctgactgaagagTGCGAGGAATTACAACAAATCAAGTGACAAAAATGCAACGCATGCAGCGATGTGTTGTAATTGCAATTTATTttggtaaataaatacaaaacagagACATTAACATGAAAATAACCTTATTTTGGACAGTTACGGTGTTCTCCACTCTTTCagttgtttacaaaaaaaaagaatccagaCGTAAAAGCTTAATCTCAGAGCTATAATGAGCACCTTCTGCTTTAACAGGCATTGTTTGGGACGCCTTGGCAGGGGTCCTTTGAAGGCCTGTTGTTACACACAAGCACAAGTGTGTAATTATAGCAGCTACCTTTGACAGTTTAACTTAAGAAAACAGATTGCCAAATTAACAGTTTTGCTGCCATACAATGTGCtcatcataaacacacacacaaatcccaaTAAGCACGCACGCACCCACGCACacctaataaaatgtattctgtataTAACGCTTTGCGTACTCTCCTACTAGAATAACCTGCCGGCGGTGTCCTTTTGAACCGAGTGAAACCGAAGCAAGTTGTGAGCCAAACGGCGAGTGTGTGCGTTTGATTCCCTCTTCGGAACCAAGCCTCTGCTCGTGTTCCTCCAGGACAGGTTCAGGTAGCTTCACATTGTTCACACTatttaaacataataataatgtagtatatactgtataaagaAACCTATTTACTGTACAAAACTATCCAAAACTTAGAGGTCCTACCTCTGTGTTACACACTTGTCTGTGCCGTTGGTTCCCTAAAGTCAGTGCGAGGAAAAAACTGGACGGGATCAAACCGTGGCAGACAACTGGCGCTGGACTACTCTTTTAACACAATCGCTCGGGGAAGCGAAGCGGGTGAATGCGTTGACATTTAGATGCAGGTggtgaaataaaaagaagagaagtccACATGGGAATAGGCAGTAAGTCGTACGATAAAACCTTCCAATTATTTCACAGCATGGACGTGGAACCTACAGACGTTTAGAAAACACACCTGAATATAAGTAAAAGTCATTTGGAGAGCCGATAAAAGTCAACTCAGAGGGGAATTAGTTGATGGTGGTATCACGAGCACAGCCATAGTGTGTATGAATCTCTCGTCTGTCATTTCACACAATACACGGCAGAGAGATCAAAATCAAATCCCCCATAAACAAATGAGATACAGCAGATTACTAAACACTAAATTGGCTCATCTGTGCCTTAAATTGCAAAGGTGCTTTCCTCCTCGACTGTTTGTTTTGCAGACATAAATACAAATCTGTACCATAATACTCGACGGTTCCATAAAaggtcttttatttttttttattgtccctTTTTTCCCACACTGTTTTGTCCTGAGTGCAAAATGGTCTGTTGAGGATGATGAACGGGCGATCTTGAATTTTCTTCGATCCCAAACTCTCAGCTTTGCTGAATTACTTTGATCCGATCAAGTGTTTCATCAAGTCATCTCCAGCCAACAGTCTTTAGAGTCACTGTTATGAGTCTTTGTGGAAAACAGGACAAGGAAATAGGGACACAGTATTGCTTCGACAGCTCCGGCTTTGGCGGGCTCTTTCATTGGGTCTTTTACCACCTGAAGGAAAAGAGGAGGCCATCGTGGAGGACAAACAGGACAGAACAGGACATAGGGGCGCGTATCCTCTCCTCCCGGTCCTTAGCAGAGGACAGCTTTCAGCCGTGCGTGCCACGCGCACGTGTTGCTGTTCTGCCTCCTGTGATTGGTGGACCTTTCAGACCTGCGTGGATTTGACTCGTCTGAGAGGATGTCGTCCTACGGGGTGGGCAGGGCAGGGCGGGGGGCATTCAGTGGGCAGGTCTAGACTGCGCTGGTGAGGCAACGCCGAGAGGGGAGGAGCACATCGGGAGGGGCGGGGGACGGGATTGGCTGATGGTCATGTGATCTCAGTATACGGTAGCCCTGGAGCCTAACAGGACGGAAGAGGACAAGAGAAGAAGAttaggagagatagagaggaacAGATAAAGggtataaaacatttaaaaacatgtgagAAGTTGGAAACAAGGAGGAATAGAGCAGATAAACTTCACTTGACTGAGACGGCGAAAGACAAGAATGGAAGAATGATGATGTTTTGCAAGAGATGGGGTGTAAACAACATATCAGTGAGGACAAAAGGAGTCAAAGACACCCTGACGCACATCTAGACAGAACAAGGCCTTTAACCAACTAGCGGCTCTGTGAGgcagtcaatcaatcaattaaacttgtatttaagactcaaggtccagatagtacaaaacaataagtagaataaaatacaaatgtgtgCAACATGTTTAGTTTATCATGTTAACATGCAAACATATGAATCACTAAATTCAAAGCACAGCTGGACCTGATGGGAATGCAATTAGTTTGATAGATATTTGGTCAGAAACAAAACCGCAAAATCCGAATTGAAATGATGGGGAGCAGCATGAATGCGTGTGGGACTACTGTTTCTCATAATATTTCACTCATAACCACCAATGTCAGCCTCATGGTGGCGCTAGGGGAAAGTCATGGGACAACCAAAGTCAGCATTCATCTTCTCGGGAGTAGCCTATGAATGTCTCATAGCAGTTGAGATATTTACGGAGAAGTAAAATGGGAGCAGAACAGACATTCCCATTCAAATCAATGTAGCACGGTGGTCAGAGCGGCGGCCATTCTCATGTGTAGAATGTTTCCATTGCCACCCTGGTATGCGGCTAACTTCAGTTTAAACTAAACCGACTTACAGCGAGTTGCTGACTCACTGAGGTGAAGTTTTGCAGTCACGGCTAAAACCAGCGATTAAGTCGTAATGTTTCAAAGCGTAGAGAGTAAAACAGTAACATTTACCAACTTAAGGCTTCATCCACACGCTCTTCCTCGCTAGATAAGTGACTTTGTTAGGCAACATTTCTGGATTGCATGACAGCATGGTGGAATTCGCTAGATAGCTTATACGCTAGCGCACGAGTGCCCTAGTTAGCCAGCTTGCTAATCTCACAATGCTCGACAGCGCGGGGTTAATCGCTTCCTCCGCCTCATTCCCCTTGGTGGACTGACCACATGACGTTCCCAGAGCCGCGGCGCCAACATGTCGAATAACAATTTGCACACCAAAAGACACTTTTCAGTCAAAGAACATGATCATGATTGTGCTGCTAACGATTGCTTCAACTACTTAATCAATGTTTTTTCCATGATGTTCTCCCCTTACCTGGAGTCCACTTAACTTTTCGAGTGGGCTCTCCACGCGGGGCAGGCTGAGGAGAGGAAGGCCCATCGCGAGCTCTGGACGCCGTGCAGGTGGAGGAGTCTGCATTGCTATCTGGGTCTGCTTGAAATTGTTGATCACACACGAAAcctgaaggagagcaaaggaaaaAGTTAAGAGGACAGAGATTCACTCCACTGCACTTGGAAGAGGGAGGGTTTTCTGGTGCGTGaaagagataagataagataagatatatactttattaatccccaaggggaaattagttctctgcatttaacccatccttagttattaaggagcagtgggctgcagtgatgcgcccgggaagcaactgggggttcagtgccttgctcaaggacacttcgacttgcaactaatggggagagcggggatcgaacccacaaccttggggttgcaggacgacacAGGAAGAGCACACAGGAACATTACTGAAGAGGACACTTGCCGTATGAGAGGGAGACAAAAAGAATGACATATTGTAGGAGGCTTGGAAAGATAGGTGTGCCAGTGTGTGCGACGCCATCAAAGtgtttctcaaacttttttccTGGGGAAAAACATCACAACCCAATTCTTTGATTGATCTCTGCAattccctccatctcttcttccaCCCTTCTTTCCccacacctccctccctccctcgtacCAGGAAGGCAGCGATGGCCCCTCCGGTGATGAACCCAGCCAGGACATCGTTCCAGTGGTTTCTGTGTTCGGTCACCCTCACCACCCCCACCAGCGCGGCCAGAGACAGCACCACCAGGCACAAGGTGGGCTTGGTCAGACGGGTCCCTTTGGTCCGGTACACCAGGGTCACGTACATCTGGGGGACAAATCAAGTCAAAACGTCATGGTACAAGTCTTCAGTCAGCCAACTGAGCAGATTGTGTCTGTCTAATGTAAGAACAagtctgtggtgcgttcagagagaggctgagagaagGTCTACAATCATCCAGGATGTCAAACTGACAGTTAAAACAGGTGTAAGAGAAAGGCACAGATCTGTGGAACTGAAGCACACCTCGCCTGGCGATCGAGACAGACGACAGTTGAGGAGCAACACTGTTCCTGTGTGACGATGTGCTCACGCACTCAGCCAATGCTAGCTCCACCAGCTTTTACGTGTTAACGTCTTTTTTTTAGAAAGTACCACTGTTACACAATGTTTAACCACGACTCGCTCCAAATCTACTCAACCAGCCTGAAAATGAAGAACATCTTAAATGACTGCACTAAATTGTCAGACCCTGGTCAGAGCTGTGCTATGACTGgccagtctgtgtgtgaggggcATTTGAGAAGTAGAAGATGTGTACCCCATGGTTACAGCCCTGGTGCATCTCCTGTCACCCCCCCCCTAAAGTTTCCCTACCACTGTGTAGATGGCTGAGTAAAAGCTGAGCGCTGCGTCTTTGGAAGGGAAGGACTTGCGGGCGGACGCCACCAGGTAGGGGTTTCCTGTGCAGGCCCGGCGCTCGGCGATGTAGTGCAGCGGAGAGTGGCAGCCCAGAGCCGTGTAGTTTGGCCTGCAGGCCGACAGGAAGTGCGGCGTCTGGTTTCCGGTCACCACTTGACCGGTATTGGCAaagatggtggtggtgaagagccCGAAGGAGTAGACACCTGTGTgaacgggggtgggggggggcgaagAGACACAGTGGGTGAAGAGGGAGGGTTGTGCGTATGTAAACACAAAATGTGTGAGTCGAATGAGAAACAAGCACTTGAGTGGGGATTCGATGCTTACGCTGACTGCTAACTGTGTGGGAGTGAAAGGCCAGACATGGCCTTTGCTTTTATGCTTCATATTTAAGGTCCATCAATAAGATTCATAATGTGGATAAATAAAGGCAACAGAGAAGATGAAAACGATTATCAGCAAAACATGAGGAGAGGGGAAATGAGTCCACAGGAGACCTAAAAGGACAAGCTCCCTCTGGCCTCGTCGGACTGCTGGTGCGAGTCTAAATGAGCCTCGGTCCCAGCGCACAAAGGCTCTATTCAGTCCGAGCTGCAGAACCTCTGATCTTTATACTAGAACTGACCCAGAAAACGTACAATCCTGCGGAGGAGAGGGTTGAAATAACAGCAGTCGGCGGTCACGATGGTCTTCTCCTGAGCTCCCTCTGTCTTCACAAAGAAACTGGTCACTTCCCCGATCAGAATCTGGGACAAAAAGAGAGACGGCACACATTATATTTACATCTTTGTCAAACAGACAGCGAACACTGTGTGATTAAGGATTCATCCGCTTCACCAAATATTCTGTCAGTTAAATGTGGTGCGCAGCAGAAGTTATTCACAAGTGTTCCTCCCTCGGCCTCGCAACCTTTACATTTCTCCTCCTTGGCTTTTAATTCTTTATAGCTCCCTCACCATTTGGCTGCTTTTATGCCGCTTTAGTAAATCCCAACATTAACACCTCCCATTCACTCTGATCAGTTGGAGTTTGTCGACCTCAAGGTCTCATACACCTTCTATCTCTCCGTTTATCTCTTTGTATTCCGTACACATTGATAGCAGCTCGATAAAACCAAGGCTACACTTTCATTAATAATGATGGGCGGGTTAATAACCGCAAAAGTGAACATTGGGTTTGCCAGATAGCATAAATCAAACACATCTTGTACtattttcattaaatatttGAAACACATTAATGAATGTTTTACCCCACCCGGATCGCACCTCAATAGAAGCTCCATTAAGTCTTTACCATTATAGCCGTAACACATCCAGAACACCTTTTAAAGAACGCACCCTGCAGGCCTCTGGCAGCCGTTTGAGTCAAATCAGCAGGACATTGATCCCTTAGATAGGGGAATCAATCAGCTAAACACCACGGAAAGCACATTCTTggacactgcccccccccccgacagagTCATGGATGGATGTAGGCTCCATGCTCATCCAATATGTATGGCCCTGAGCCAGGATGCTACTGCACCAGAGTCCACTGCGCTGCTCGTGGCAGAAGAAGGTGGAGGTTTTACACCTTAGCGCCGACTGTTGTGGAAAGTCTCGGCAAGGGGTCGTGGGCCTTGTGTGTCAACATGAATTATGTCCTTTTTTGGAGTTTCGAGGTGACCCGAGTGCCGCAAAGTGATGCAGCTCCGAAGTCAtgagaggtggtgagagagGGTTTTAAGAGATGAGGTGTGCTTGTCTTCTGCAGTGCTCCGCTCAGCTTACCAGTTTAGAGAGTCTGGTGGACTTCGCTTTCGTCTGGGTGCCTTGATACCGCTTTTAGAGCCAGGCTAAAAGCTATTAATATGTTGCTTTATCAAGTTTTAATATGTTGTCAGGCGAGAAAGTAACCACTAAGATTCCCAATTTGGGAATTGCATTTTTTATAGCACCTTTCAAGTCTCCCAGGCCACAAAAAGTGCTTTACATTCACCCACTTATGCACTGATGGAAGGGGCCCGTCAGGATCTCATCTAAATATTCATTCACACACCAATGGCACAGCCTTCGGGAGAAGTTTGCCATTTCTAATCTTGCCCAATTTGTGgacagtttattttaaaaaaaacattttgcaaAACACAACGATATTCAGTGAGTCTCAAAGGCGATACACTAGGTAGGTATTGGACTCTTATGGGTCAAGCCGTGTTCATAATCGGGACCGGAACGCACAATCTGGTCCCCATCCCTTTTTTCTAGTGAATTCAAGGGTCattttgctccccccccccccccccacacacacacactcttacttcTATAAAACAGGGACTCGAAGCCTCCCTCCATTAAAGCATGCAGAGAGCATcacagaaggagaaggaggtggtggaggaagaggagcggagGAGACAGCAGCCAAAAGGGCAGAAGGCATGAGAGACTTGCAAATGGCAATTAATCAGCATGCAGCTGAGATTACAGATTAGTGAAAAGAGGATGATTGCAACTTGATTGAAACAGAAAAGTCTCACTCTGAACTTCCCGAGCTGGCCTCAACAGCTGTGCATGCAGCAGCGCGGCCAAAACAAGTGTGAGTGGTGCGCATTACAACGGGAAGATGCCATACAATAATAGACAAGTCTGCAGGGCGGCAGtgtgtgaaaacacacacacacaaggaagcTGCGAAACATAAGAAtaacagaagaaagaaaagggaacTAACAGGAAaatctgatgtgtgtgtctttgtgcactcaaagaaatgactcattggatgaactcaattaaattgttggcagattttccatccaataattatatgccactccaactcaaatttagcacatcagtgcaataaaatgtaattaaattagtccaactcatttgtatcaaatacatctaaaataaaataatgatatttattaaattaaattaatttgtgtttgtccaactcaaaatataaactaactaactaacaaaatatgcaaactccacacagaaggaacgcccggactgggaattgaacccacggacagtggcggttcgtccatagggggcgctagggcgccgcccctcttaaaatttgtagatgaaaaaaaaaaaacatcctgtcaaaaaacattatatgccaaatcatttaaatagtaaatataccgtgttgacgtgctaaatgtgtgtgggagaccgtcagcctgtcaacaaccacttaagttaatgtgaaaaatatataatatatcgccattatcacggagagaagcccctccccttttccgaggcgatctaacgtgtgtgtacggcatcgagaaaatatttcagtcgtttcggcaaggaccggcttctcattggcggatgaaacgtgattCCTTgggcagtgttgggagtaacgcgttactttgtaacgcgttactgtaattccactactttttgcggtaacgagcgtgtaacgaagtatttttttaatcaactaacgcagttacagttactgaaatttaaatgagttcgttactcgcgttactctcttttgtgaaaaatgaacacttgcagacaagaagacaagctaggctactttagctgcttctgatctgacatcgcaggaccttggtggcgcaatgatattgtaacgtctcggacgttatggactgatgacacggaggcGGGCggcgttattattcctccctttattgggcattcacaaacacagacagcgtgctcctctcagctcagcagctcgaacatcaacaacaacggttcccgtcaaccacccgtaacttccgtttacgacaggttaacccgcctccctctactccgccaatcacaggcacgcccctcgaccagcacgcacggtgccacactgtgattgacagccacttccagtgttgccaggtccgcggttttgccgctggttgaattttgtgtccgctggtccgggtagacctattttgcatgcaaattacatgaatatctttaaataaaaatccatattttaaatgaaataattaatttatacccaaatcctaccaaactgactccagatcagcacgtacacgcctcactagcacccccccctcaattatatgcagcacctcaaggca
The nucleotide sequence above comes from Pseudoliparis swirei isolate HS2019 ecotype Mariana Trench chromosome 24, NWPU_hadal_v1, whole genome shotgun sequence. Encoded proteins:
- the LOC130190009 gene encoding phospholipid phosphatase-related protein type 5-like isoform X1 is translated as MIDSQLAAQRRPMRSLPGDIGLMKTSTYIVPCFLFVELVIMAGTVLLAYYFEYTDTFPVHIQGFFCFDKAYSKPNPGPEDNSKAPPVLVYSLVTAIPTVTILIGEVTSFFVKTEGAQEKTIVTADCCYFNPLLRRIVRFLGVYSFGLFTTTIFANTGQVVTGNQTPHFLSACRPNYTALGCHSPLHYIAERRACTGNPYLVASARKSFPSKDAALSFYSAIYTVMYVTLVYRTKGTRLTKPTLCLVVLSLAALVGVVRVTEHRNHWNDVLAGFITGGAIAAFLVSCVINNFKQTQIAMQTPPPARRPELAMGLPLLSLPRVESPLEKLQGYRILRSHDHQPIPSPAPPDVLLPSRRCLTSAV
- the LOC130190009 gene encoding phospholipid phosphatase-related protein type 5-like isoform X3; protein product: MAGTVLLAYYFEYTDTFPVHIQGFFCFDKAYSKPNPGPEDNSKAPPVLVYSLVTAIPTVTILIGEVTSFFVKTEGAQEKTIVTADCCYFNPLLRRIVRFLGVYSFGLFTTTIFANTGQVVTGNQTPHFLSACRPNYTALGCHSPLHYIAERRACTGNPYLVASARKSFPSKDAALSFYSAIYTVMYVTLVYRTKGTRLTKPTLCLVVLSLAALVGVVRVTEHRNHWNDVLAGFITGGAIAAFLVSCVINNFKQTQIAMQTPPPARRPELAMGLPLLSLPRVESPLEKLQGYRILRSHDHQPIPSPAPPDVLLPSRRCLTSAV
- the LOC130190009 gene encoding phospholipid phosphatase-related protein type 5-like isoform X2, which translates into the protein MIDSQLAAQRRPMRSLPGDIGLMKTSTYIVPCFLFVELVIMAGTVLLAYYFEYTDTFPVHIQGFFCFDKAYSKPNPGPEDNSKAPPVLVYSLVTAIPTVTILIGEVTSFFVKTEGAQEKTIVTADCCYFNPLLRRIVRFLGVYSFGLFTTTIFANTGQVVTGNQTPHFLSACRPNYTALGCHSPLHYIAERRACTGNPYLVASARKSFPSKDAALSFYSAIYTVMYVTLVYRTKGTRLTKPTLCLVVLSLAALVGVVRVTEHRNHWNDVLAGFITGGAIAAFLVSCVINNFKQTQIAMQTPPPARRPELAMGLPLLSLPRVESPLEKLSGLQAPGLPYTEIT